AGCCGCTATGCCACTAAGCCACTGGGGCGCGGATGCACTATACGTTGATCATGCCTGATAAAAAAGATGGCGATGCCACGACCCTCCCCTGCCCCCCTGATCAGGCACGCCTGACCTTCCCGGCCCTGTGGGATGCCACGCCATAATCCCCACAGGAGGCCGTCGTCTCCTCGAATGCCCCCCGACAGTAGACACGCACCGGCACCGGCGCCCCCTTCCTGAATAAGGCCATCTGCCGGTCATAGACCTTCTGGATATGCCGCAGGTCGTTAGCGGCGAAGTAGTCCCGAAGGCACCTGAGAAACGCCACTTCCTGATCGAGGTACGCCTCTTCATAGGCCCTTACTTCACAGGCGATCTTGCGCGCCTCATCCTCTCCGATCGAGGCATAGTACTCACCGTGCTGGTTGAGTCCGCTAATCTGCCGCCAGTCCACGGTGCCGTCCTCCCCCTCCTCGCGGTGGAGCATGTAGGGGTATACCCTGCAGATGGCCATCCGGCGGTCATAGATGGTGCACCGTCTCTCCTCAGAGAGAAAGACGCATGTCCCGTCGTCCCGTGTCCGCAACGCATAGCCGGAGACATAAAAAATCCCGTTCTGATCACAGAACTCGAAGTACGGCGCGGGCATCAGGACAGAAGGATCGATCGTCCTCACCTGCTCGGTATCGCCATCGAGGAGAAACACATGGTCGTTAAGCTCCCGCGTGCAGCACCTGCCACAGCAGGTGCAGGAGAACCCGACCTCCCTGATGATGCGGACGAGGTCTGCATCAGGGTAGCCGAGGAGCGCATCGGTCTCAGCCTCGATGTCGGCGATCATCCGGCCAAACCGGTCTGTCGGGGCGAGAGTTTTCTGGTGAAGATCCATCCCTATGAGATTGCAGGCCATGGGAGATGCTCTTTACGGCCGGGGATCACGTCGGCAGAGGTGAGTCGCACGTACCTGGGCTCAGGTACATATCCCGATATTCTTGCCGGGAGACCTCGGCGCAGCCAGCGCCGCGATCTTCGGGACGCCCACGCGCGTTGGGAATATGTGGGGGCAGATGAGGCGGTTTCTCGATGCGACCCACGGGATCGGGAAAAGAGACTTTCTCGTCGGCAAGGTAGGGCTCCCCTCCCTTTGCCGATCAGAGACCTCTCGAAAAGGTCACCGACTGCTCGCAGTACGGGAGTATCCTCGCCGGCGATACCGTCACATAGCCGGGCAAGAAAGAAAGGGCGGGCAGATGTTTTCAGAGCAGCCTGGATCGGCATGTTGCCGCGGTCGCCCTCCGACCCGTCCCCTCTCCCGAGAGAGCACTCGTGCCGTCACAAGAAGCCGGGACAGGAAAATAAGGCCGTTTTCATCCCTGAACTCACATTTCATGACAGAACTCCGGAAATATCCCCGCTTTTCCGGATGAATCCAGAAATCGGAGAACACCGGGACGAGAAGCCCCCAAGTCAGAGGAGGAAAGATATAAATATCGAATCTCCTATTAGAGTCCTTCACGAGAGAGCACATCGGTGCGATCCCGGGGGGGACCGAGGGACATTGACAATTTTACCAAATGACGCGTACGTACGCCCGGAATACGATCCAATAACAACTCATATGAGTTCGCCTCTGGCCGAGATCGTACGGCCGGATCTGGAAAAAAACCGTATCAGCGGGGCCAGATCTTTCGAGACGGTCATATACCGCCCCGCACAAACGCCCAGAACAAGGAAGTCACTTGCAGCCATTCCCTGCTACAACGAGGCCGTTACCATCGGTTCCGTTGTCCTGCAGACGCGGAAATATGTCGATGAAGTCCTGGTCATCGACGACGGATCGACAGACGACACCAGGGTCA
This window of the Methanofollis ethanolicus genome carries:
- a CDS encoding YkgJ family cysteine cluster protein, with product MDLHQKTLAPTDRFGRMIADIEAETDALLGYPDADLVRIIREVGFSCTCCGRCCTRELNDHVFLLDGDTEQVRTIDPSVLMPAPYFEFCDQNGIFYVSGYALRTRDDGTCVFLSEERRCTIYDRRMAICRVYPYMLHREEGEDGTVDWRQISGLNQHGEYYASIGEDEARKIACEVRAYEEAYLDQEVAFLRCLRDYFAANDLRHIQKVYDRQMALFRKGAPVPVRVYCRGAFEETTASCGDYGVASHRAGKVRRA